A portion of the Malania oleifera isolate guangnan ecotype guangnan chromosome 3, ASM2987363v1, whole genome shotgun sequence genome contains these proteins:
- the LOC131150254 gene encoding xyloglucan endotransglucosylase/hydrolase 2 — translation MGLLSSANGSNWELMAVMVVIVVGFQTMGTGWAGNFYQDFDVTWGGNRAKIFKGGDLLSLSLDRVSGSGFQSKHEYLFGRIDMQLKLVAGNSAGTVTAYYLSSQGLTHDEIDFEFLGNLSGDPYILHTNVFTGGKGNREQQFYLWFDPTRNFHTYTIIWNPQQIIFLVDNTPIRVFKNAEAIGVPFPKSQPMRIYSSLWNADDWATRGGLVKTDWIKAPFTAYYRNFKANACVSSSGSSACSSESPNSISGSALQTHELDALSRRRLRWVQKNFMIYNYCTDFKRFPQGVPAECKRSRFF, via the exons aTGGGCTTATTGTCTTCAGCTAATGGGTCAAACTGGGAGCTTATGGCAGTGATGGTTGTAATAGTGGTGGGGTTTCAAACAATGGGTACTGGCTGGGCTGGTAACTTCTACCAGGACTTCGACGTCACTTGGGGTGGAAATCGTGCAAAGATATTCAAAGGCGGAGACCTTCTGTCCCTGTCTTTGGACAGAGTCTCTGGTTCTGGCTTCCAATCCAAGCACGAGTATCTCTTCGGACGCATTGATATGCAGCTCAAACTCGTCGCCGGCAACTCCGCCGGCACCGTCACTGCCTACTAC TTGTCGTCCCAAGGGCTAACTCATGACGAGATCGACTTTGAGTTCTTGGGAAACCTTAGCGGAGATCCTTATATCCTCCACACTAACGTGTTCACCGGAGGGAAAGGAAACAGAGAGCAACAATTCTACCTCTGGTTTGATCCAACCAGGAATTTCCATACCTATACCATTATCTGGAACCCCCAACAGATCAT TTTCTTGGTGGACAACACTCCCATAAGAGTGTTCAAGAATGCCGAAGCAATTGGTGTCCCCTTCCCCAAGAGCCAACCCATGAGAATCTACTCCAGCCTCTGGAACGCCGACGACTGGGCGACTAGAGGTGGACTCGTGAAAACGGACTGGATCAAAGCTCCTTTCACTGCATACTACCGTAACTTCAAGGCCAATGCCTGTGTTTCGTCTTCTGGCTCTTCAGCTTGCTCCTCCGAATCTCCCAACTCAATCTCCGGCAGTGCGTTGCAAACCCATGAGCTCGACGCCCTTAGCCGACGGCGGCTCCGATGGGTTCAGAAGAACTTCATGATTTACAACTACTGCACTGATTTTAAACGCTTCCCACAGGGTGTTCCAGCGGAGTGCAAGCGATCAAGGTTCTTTTAG